The Flaviramulus sp. BrNp1-15 genome has a window encoding:
- a CDS encoding AraC family transcriptional regulator, giving the protein MTRDIININDFIILVEEAKINTKSFGLASESSSCSFDEPVISVAFYGSGNVDLTVKYGVKSKQFNYTKGLALSFYADQEVEFEHTVESEKPLECLLIATTTNTINSLPNQEGELFGEMLNELVNPSDHYVEGPSFIMTPQMQEIVDSLFNIEYQGKTRVMFFRSQITALLSHFFGQLALLKTKKIKTPEREKLNLAKDILLDNIDNPPSLNEISKQIGWNTFKLKKGFKEFFGVPVFKYLQNERLTLAHKMIRSEASTVQEAAWHVGYDSLSSFSNAFEKKFGYRPSQIK; this is encoded by the coding sequence GCTTCAGAGTCTAGCTCTTGCTCTTTTGACGAACCTGTAATTTCTGTAGCTTTTTATGGTTCTGGAAATGTAGACTTAACTGTTAAATATGGAGTCAAGAGCAAACAGTTTAATTACACAAAAGGATTAGCATTATCTTTTTATGCAGACCAAGAAGTTGAATTTGAACATACAGTTGAAAGCGAAAAACCTTTAGAATGCCTACTAATAGCTACTACAACAAATACAATAAATAGTTTACCAAATCAAGAAGGCGAGTTATTTGGAGAAATGCTTAATGAATTAGTAAATCCTTCAGATCATTATGTTGAAGGACCAAGTTTTATAATGACACCACAAATGCAAGAAATTGTAGATTCGTTATTTAACATAGAATATCAGGGCAAAACTAGAGTGATGTTTTTTCGAAGTCAAATTACAGCGTTACTTTCTCATTTTTTTGGTCAATTAGCATTATTAAAAACTAAAAAAATTAAAACACCAGAACGAGAAAAGCTTAATCTAGCAAAAGATATTTTATTAGATAATATAGATAATCCACCATCATTAAATGAAATATCCAAACAAATAGGCTGGAATACTTTTAAATTGAAAAAGGGTTTTAAAGAATTTTTTGGTGTTCCTGTTTTTAAATATCTACAAAATGAGCGCCTTACTTTAGCTCATAAAATGATTCGAAGTGAAGCGTCTACAGTACAAGAAGCCGCGTGGCATGTAGGCTATGATAGTTTAAGTTCATTCTCTAATGCTTTCGAAAAAAAGTTTGGATATCGCCCAAGCCAGATTAAGTAA